One Helianthus annuus cultivar XRQ/B chromosome 12, HanXRQr2.0-SUNRISE, whole genome shotgun sequence genomic region harbors:
- the LOC110894506 gene encoding uncharacterized protein LOC110894506, giving the protein MQYLSSKKRVRSDSDESGVDSAEAKKILLDILDESDVCMVSQDLDSFMKSFQDEISPAPEVVTGKTTESNQLTESTELTESRVELGFLLEASDDELGLPPTESNRTSELADTVQLGELWGLDDQISSYGLNSFEYEFGYEDVNISEYNNGEYVALDGLFDHTDVGFGSSDLSWQPETLPAQ; this is encoded by the coding sequence ATGCAATATTTGAGTTCCAAGAAACGAGTCCGTTCCGACTCGGACGAGTCAGGAGTCGACTCAGCAGAAGCCAAAAAAATCCTCCTCGACATTCTCGACGAGTCAGACGTGTGCATGGTGAGTCAAGACCTTGACTCGTTCATGAAAAGCTTCCAAGACGAAATTTCTCCGGCACCGGAAGTTGTCACCGGAAAAACAACCGAGTCAAATCAGTTAACCGAGTCAACCGAGTTAACCGAGTCACGGGTAGAACTTGGGTTTCTGTTGGAGGCGTCGGATGACGAACTGGGTCTACCACCGACTGAGTCGAACAGGACGAGTGAGTTGGCTGACACGGTTCAACTCGGTGAGTTATGGGGGTTAGATGACCAGATATCAAGCTATGGGTTGAACTCGTTTGAGTATGAATTTGGGTATGAAGATGTGAATATTAGTGAATATAATAACGGTGAATACGTGGCGTTAGATGGACTGTTCGATCATACAGATGTAGGGTTTGGATCGTCGGATCTGTCGTGGCAGCCGGAGACTTTGCCGGCTCAGTGA